In Acropora palmata chromosome 7, jaAcrPala1.3, whole genome shotgun sequence, one genomic interval encodes:
- the LOC141885978 gene encoding phospholipid-transporting ATPase ABCA3-like isoform X2, whose protein sequence is MRENNENKNTERSTKNWVCLTCGVRREAKVLLDTNNFCFSTFKPLSSKDLQKNLYEGLLTNSQKERLAKSLAGTNGSSSLGIDSVLLVAQLAKLSQNKTYLAYYPPIPPVTKLMERVQSQASLIKLAPRSTFLNRNWSSADEMADEASQNDAYMGAVHFAISESATKLPKQMKYSLRLAHEVAGSAKRWRTENTYPGFQSVGPRTGGCCEGYRTRFVLLQYMIDMAIIMEQSNVTQPIPLNLQQFPYPDYTENIFIQTVQGLMPLLWTLAFMYSAVMIIKELVHEKHNRLKESMKMMGLANWIHWCAWFTKSFLFLLISIIMATILFKVAKIFEFSDGSLLFVFLLLYVVASITFCFAISVFFSRPVVAMLFGAVVWYCSLVPFQQITQQEVYETLSRSEKAAVCLLPNSCLGIAVRILAKFESNEVGLTWDKASSSPSADDDFSFSWVLGMFVIQSLFYAVITWYVEAVFPGSYGIPKPFYFLFTKSYWCGLSHDNIMQVKCEEEMGPVDGENNPDIEDETHDLPVGVSIKNLSKVFKGSTGSKVAVDGLSLQMYKGQITALLGHNGAGKTTTMSILTGLFPPSSGSAHVNGKSILTDMESIRESLGLCPQHNVLFDRLTVKEHLEFFINLKGTFGEQAKSEVLQMIADIQLMDKMNWASSKLSGGMKRKLSCAIALIGGSQIVFLDEPTSGMDPYARRGTWDLLLKHKAGRTIILTTHFMDEADFLGDRIAIMADGQLRCCGSSLFLKSRYGVGYHLTLVKNEGCNQNAVTSLIVSHVPNAQLLSSVGAEMEFLLSGEHSSGFERLFQEIEDKMEKFGLTSFGVSITTLEEVFIKVGEGSEKTVDDLIHDHEVSGREGEEIVNAADVEQMGEGGLQTGLSLRWQQYKAMFIKRFLNSKRDKKAIVTQLILPLLMVLFGLLLISSIPTRENDPPRVLKLSNLSVDELHTRAFYADFRGKSSDAKQQTLEKAKAYLSSVKVDTVNITSQVYNIRNGNNGSDILVRDKNYRMSQDNDFTYCCNYEFFVLNAKCKSIFIKGELKPKDCKNDNFGYKNCPKCINVTETGTKIDDSTTCSAEGCPGTELKNLNTYFSEYVLEDSNASNYFNVYVAGFLFAPEVRMTLNLTTNSTNSSTDWRGPGNKDEKTITTVWYSNEAFHTIAEALSAMSNILLADATGDSFYQIEITNHPLPNSIENKSNNVAGNFSALLLAIFLALGMAFMAASFITFIVQERVSKAKHLQFVSGVDAFSYWFATYTWDFVNYLIPVLLIIILFAAFQVESFQDELGVVFLMLVLFGLCVLPFTYCLSFAFTSPLIAYALTVFMLSIVSMGMLITVFVLQLPSLESEKEAEICHYIFMALPTYTLAYSLIDLNTNYATRKLCTESDFVQEECARNNINYTANALDWERPGIGQMALYMFLEGLLLFSLVLFIEVKFFLGGFLKKSDGTSQSQKRAQEDEDVQNQRACINEMTPEAIQKQSVVLKDLTKVYRGTNVTAVDHLCLGIPRGECFGLLGINGAGKTTTFSMLTGDLSITKGTAYLDGFNIQTHLRQVQQRIGYCPQFDALIERLTGREMLTMYANLRGVQPEKIDNLVSATIKHLNLAKWADKLCGDYSGGNKRKLSTAIALVGNPPIVFLDEPTTGMDPVARRFLWDSLMTVMKGGRSIVLTSHSMEECEALCTRLAIMVNGQFKCLGSTQHLKSRFGKGYTLMIKVASPVPMVPQQVVNGQQSAPPTTASAGVLPLVYSNSAVTGDLPQVNEPERPLNDGVSSKDVQPAVVQPPPYSETQAPPAQFAPMMYDGRFMEAITNAQNFVIETFPGSRLLENHNGVLHFQIESDGLKWSYIFGMLERNKAALNIVDYSVSQTALEQVFINFAKEQHSEERTSVKRRCGCFSC, encoded by the exons tgacAAAACTCATGGAGAGGGTACAATCTCAGGCCAGTCTTATCAAATTAGCTCCAAGAAGCACATTTCTCAACAGGAATTGGTCATCAGCTGATGAGATGGCTGATGAAGCTTCACAGAATGATGCATACATGGGAG CTGTTCATTTTGCCATAAGTGAAAGTGCCACAAAACTTCCAAAGCAAATGAAATACAGCCTACGACTTGCCCATGAAGTTGCAGGTTCTGCAAAACGATGGAGGACAGAAAATACATACCCAGGTTTTCAATCTGTTGGGCCAAGAACTGG TGGTTGTTGTGAGGGTTACAGGACAAGatttgtgctgttgcagtacATGATTGATATGGCAATCATTATGGAGCAGTCGAATGTGACTCAACCAATACCACTTAACTTACAG CAATTCCCTTATCCAGACTACACTGAGAACATTTTTATACAAACAGTACAGGGACTGATGCCTCTCTTATGGACCTTGGCATTCATGTACTCTGCTGTTATGATTATTAAG GAGCTTGTGCATGAAAAACATAATCGCTTGAAGGAATCAATGAAAATGATGGGACTGGCAAACTGGATTCACTGGTGTGCATGGTTTACTAAAAGCTTTCTGTTCTTGCTAATCTCCATTATCATGGCCACAATTCTGTTTAAG gttGCAAAGATCTTTGAGTTCTCAGATGGCTCTCTTCTCTTTGTGTTTCTTCTCCTGTATGTTGTAGCAAGCATCACTTTCTGTTTTGCCATAAG tgtATTTTTTTCAAGGCCAGTTGTTGCCATGTTGTTTGGTGCTGTTGTCTGGTACTGTTCACTTGTCCCTTTCCAACAAATAACCCAACAGGAAGTTTATGAGACCCTTTCAAG ATCTGAGAAGGCTGCTGTTTGCCTCTTGCCAAACTCATGCCTTGGAATTGCTGTCAGGATCCTTGCCAAATTTGAGAGTAATGAAGTTGGTTTAACATGGGACAAGGCATCCTCTTCCCCTTCAGCTGATGATGACTTCAGCTTTTCTTGGGTTCTTGGGATGTTTGTTATCCAGAGCCTTTTTTATGCAGTCATCACTTG GTATGTGGAGGcagtatttccaggcagttaTGGAATCCCTAAGCCATTCTATTTTCTCTTCACAAAAAGTTACTGGTGTGGACTTTCCCATGATAATATTATGCAAGTGAAGTGTGAAGAG gaGATGGGACCAGTGGATGGAGAGAACAATCCAGACATTGAGGATGAAACTCATGACCTGCCAGTTGGCGTTTCTATCAAGAACCTTAGCAAAGTTTTCAAG GGCTCTACTGGTTCTAAAGTTGCTGTTGATGGGTTGTCACTTCAGATGTATAAGGGTCAAATCACGGCATTGCTTGGCCACAACGGAGCAGGGAAAACAACTACAATGTCCATTCTGACTGGTCTCTTTCCTCCTTCTTCTGGTTCTGCACATGTTAATGGAAAGAGTATACTAACAGACATGGAGTCAATACGAGAGAGCTTGGGACTTTGCCCACAACACAATGTTCTTTTTGATCGACTGACAGTCAAAGAGCATTTGGAATTCTTCATCAACCTGAAG GGAACATTTGGTGAACAAGCTAAGTCAGAAGTTCTCCAGATGATTGCTGATATTCAGCTAATGGATAAGATGAACTGGGCCTCATCTAAGCTTTCTGGTGGGATGAAACGAAAACTGAG CTGTGCTATTGCCCTTATTGGAGGATCACAGATTGTGTTCTTGGATGAGCCCACTTCAGGCATGGACCCATATGCAAGAAGAGGGACTTGGGACTTACTTCTGAAACACAAAGCTGGGAGGACTATCATCTTAACTACTCACTTTAT gGATGAAGCTGATTTTCTTGGAGATCGGATTGCTATTATGGCTGACGGACAGCTCAGATGCTGTGGAAGCTCATTGTTTCTAAAGAGCAG GTATGGAGTTGgataccacttgactctggtAAAGAACGAAGGATGTAATCAGAATGCAGTGACTAGTTTGATTGTCAGCCATGTTCCCAATGCTCAGCTGCTCAGCAGTGTTGGAGCGGAGATGGAGTTTCTTCTGAGTGGTGAACATTCCAGTGGATTTGAACGGCTCTTCCAAGAAATTGAAG acaaaatggagaaatttgGTCTAACCAGTTTTGGAGTGTCCATTACAACTTTGGAAGAGGTGTTTATTAAAGTTGGGGAAGGGTCAGAAAAAACTGTGGATGATTT GATCCATGATCATGAAGTTTCTGGTCGTGAAGGAGAGGAGATAGTTAATGCTGCTGATGTTGAACAGATGGGTGAAGGAG GGTTACAAACAGGTTTAAGCTTACGATGGCAGCAGTACAAAGCAATGTTCATTAAGAGATTCCTGAACTCCAAACGTGACAAGAAAGCTATAGTTACACAATTGATTCTTCCTCTCCTTATGGTATTATTTGGTTTACTGTTGATATCAAGCATTCCAACAAGAGAAAATGACCCACCACGTGTTTTGAAGCTGTCAAACTTGAGTGTTGATGAACTCCACACCAGAGCTTTCTATGCCGACTTTAGAGGCAAAAGCTCAGATGCTAAACAGCAAACCCTAGAG aaaGCAAAAGCATACCTTAGCAGTGTGAAAGTTGATACAGTGAACATCACTTCTCAAGTGTATAACATTCGCAATGGGAACAATGGCAGTGACATTTTGGTCAGGGACAAGAACTACAGAATGAGCCAAGACAATGATTTTACATATTGCTGCAATTATGAATTCTTTGTGCTCAATGCCAAGTGTAAATCAATT ttcatcaagggagaaCTCAAGCCAAAAGACtgtaaaaatgataattttggCTACAAGAATTGCCCTAAGTGCATCAACGTTACTGA AACTGGCACAAAAATTGATGATAGCACAACATGCTCTGCAGAGGGTTGTCCCGGCACTGAGctgaaaaatttgaacactTATTTCTCTGAGTATGTCTTGGAAGACAGCAATGCCTCAAATTACTTCAACGTCTATGTGGCTGGGTTCCTATTTGCTCCTGAGGTGCGCATGACCTTGAATTTGACTACAAACAGCACAAACAGCAGTACAGACTGGAGGGGCCCTGGCAATAAAGATGAGAAGACAATAACCACTGTTTGGTACAGCAATGAG GCTTTTCATACTATAGCTGAAGCATTAAGTGCTATGAGCAACATTCTACTAGCGGATGCTACGGGTGATTCCTTTTATCAAATTGAGATTACAAACCATCCGTTACCAAACAGTATTGAGAATAAG AGCAACAATGTGGCAGGAAATTTCTCTGCTCTGTTGCTTGCAATATTCCTGGCATTGGGAATGGCCTTCATGGCAGCTAGTTTTATCACGTTTATTGTTCAAGAAAGAGTATCCAAG GCAAAGCACCTTCAGTTTGTCAGCGGTGTGGATGCTTTCAGTTATTGGTTTGCTACTTACACTTGGGACTTTGTCAACTATTTAATTCCTGTTTTGCTGATCATCATTTTGTTCGCTGCATTTCAAGTGGAATCTTTCCAGGATGAACTAGGAGTTGTCTTTTTAATGCTT GTTCTGTTTGGCCTGTGTGTATTGCCGTTTACTTATTGCCTGTCATTTGCGTTTACATCGCCACTGATTGCTTATGCTCTGACAGTCTTCATGCTTTCCATTGTCAGCATG GGTATGTTAATCACAGTATTTGTCTTACAACTGCCATCACTGGAATCAGAGAAAGAAGCTGAAATTTGTCATTATATTTTTATGGCGTTACCTACTTACAC ATTGGCATACAGCCTTATTGATCTGAACACTAACTATGCTACACGGAAACTCTGCACTGAATCTGATTT TGTACAAGAAGAATGTGCTCGGAACAATATAAATTACACTGCAAATGCATTGGATTGGGAGCGACCAGGGATTGGTCAAATGGCATTGTATATGTTTTTGGAAGGTCTTCTTCTCTTCAGTTTGGTTCTCTTTATTGAG GTAAAGTTCTTCCTTGGTGGTTTCTTGAAAAAGTCTGATGGCACATCACAATCACAAAAACGAGCCCAAGAG GATGAAGATGTCCAAAATCAACGTGCTTGTATTAATGAAATGACTCCTGAAGCAATCCAGAAGCAATCAGTTGTGTTGAAAGATTTAACAAAG gtTTACAGGGGAACAAATGTAACAGCTGTTGATCATTTGTGTTTGGGAATTCCCCGAGGAGAATGCTTTGGCTTGCTGGGAATTAATG GTGCGGGTAAGACAACTACATTCAGCATGTTAACTGGTGATTTGAGCATCACCAAAGGGACAGCTTATCTAGATGGATTCAACATTCAAACACATTTACGGCAG GTCCAACAAAGGATTGGCTATTGCCCTCAA TTTGATGCCCTTATTGAGAGATTGACTGGCCGTGAAATGTTGACAATGTATGCAAATCTCCGTGGTGTTCAACcagaaaaaattgacaatttgGTGTCTGCCACTATTAAACATTTGAATCTGGCCAAGTGGGCTGATAAACTGTGTGGAGACTACAG TGGAGGAAACAAGAGGAAACTGAGCACTGCCATTGCGCTTGTTGGAAACCCTCCAATTGTGTTTTTG GATGAACCAACTACAGGAATGGATCCAGTTGCACGCCGTTTTCTGTGGGATTCACTGATGACTGTAATGAAAGGCGGCCGGTCAATTGTTCTTACTTCACACAG TATGGAGGAGTGTGAGGCTCTGTGTACCAGACTGGCAATCATGGTGAATGGACAGTTTAAATGCCTAGGCTCCACACAGCACTTGAAAAGCAG GTTTGGCAAAGGTTACACTCTCATGATCAAGGTTGCCAGCCCAGTACCCATGGTGCCTCAGCAGGTTGTGAATGGCCAGCAATCTGCCCCACCCACTACTGCATCTGCAGGTGTGCTACCACTGGTTTACAGCAATTCAGCAGTCACTGGCGATCTTCCCCAGGTCAATGAACCTGAGAGGCCTCTTAATGATG GCGTCAGTAGCAAAGATGTCCAGCCTGCTGTTGTTCAGCCTCCACCGTACTCTGAGACCCAGGCTCCTCCTGCTCAGTTTGCTCCGATGATGTACGACGGGAGATTTATGGAAGCTATCACAAATGCTCAAAATTTTGTCATTGAAACGTTCCCTGGTTCCAGGCTTCTGGAAAACCATAAC GGAGTTCTTCATTTCCAGATTGAAAGCGATGGTTTGAAATGGTCATACATTTTTGGGATGCTCGAGAGAAACAAAGCTGCATTGAACATTGTGGATTACAGTGTTAGTCAAACTGCTCTGGAACAG GTGTTCATCAACTTTGCCAAAGAACAGCATTCTGAGGAAAGAACGTCTGTGAAGAGGCGCTGTGGATGCTTTAGTTGTTAa